TCTTCCGCAGCCACCACAGCCGCGTGGACCACTCGGGGCGCCTCAGTTCCCACGCCATGTTTGGCCGGTCCTGACCCGTCACATCAGCGGCTGCTTCGATACGTTGAAAGAAACAAATATCTGTTAGAGTGGGTAGCTGCGGCGCTGCAGCAGCAGCGACAGCATGGCGGGTTACCTCCACTACCCTTCATTGCGGATGCGGACTGGgatcagcatcagcagcagcagcaccatcaggagcagcagcagcagcatcaggagcagcagcagcagcatcaggagcagcagcagcagcatcaggagCAGCAACAGTAGTATTTTATCATTTTGTTATGTATGGACAAACTTTGTTATGTATTTTGTTATGTATATATAAAACTTCGGTGTAAACGGTTTCACATATTTTGAAATGTATATATCAAACTTTGTTATATTTTGAAATTCAGGCAGGttatttaaaatgttttgttGTATAGATAAAGTTCTGCAACTTTTAAAATTCAGGAAGGTCAATACGCTGCGTATATAAACTTGGTAAACTTTTGATacttcaaacctaccaaaatgaccccaaTTTTGCAGATGTTTAATAtatgctgcgtattgaccaatacgcagcgtattggttAACTTGTGGATATAATGCTTTAAGTTTCTAATACTACCAGCTCCTAgtaggaggataaactggttaaggcgtTGCGGTTCTAAACGAGAGGTCATGAGTTCGATTCTTGGCAAGGGCCGGTTCTTTAAAGAAGACCCCCTTTTTACCCATTTTTGACatatttacactttggtccctgcagtttcagtttttataaaaatagtCCCTCAGTTTCAGTTTTTACAAAAGTAGTCCCTGACAGGGACCATTTGTGCCAATTTATGAAACATCAGGGACCTATTCTGTAAAAATTGAAACAtcagggaccaaattgtaaatataacaaaaaagggaccatttttgtcaatttttaaaacagcagggaccatttgtgtaaaAGTCAATACcttgcgtattgatcaatacgcatcgtagacaaaccttgttttctgtgcaatgattggttatcaggcactgagatctagggtttatctacgctgcgtattggtcaatacgcagcatatttggttaaccctatacgctgcgtattgaccaatacgcagcgtagataaaccctaattttgctagggtttggtgtgccaataggcactttagtgtgccaataggcacactcTATATATATAGCGAAATACATGATGTATACGTGTGCTTGCACATAGGACGGATCCAAGATTATTTTCCTTTGGGGTCACCTTTATTAGGTGGTCGTATTTTTCATAACCAAACGTTAGAATGAATATAATTTAAATACTATATCATAATAAAAATACTTAATCTTTAGAAAACAAACATTAATATTACAATGTCattagaaatgaaaaaaaaaaaatacaaaactcTATAGCTGTTCTCTACGAGAGTTTTCATCTTTTGAGAATGATTTTATATTTTACTGAAACATAGCTGAATTTAAACTTAGAAAATTAATGGTTAAATAATCAGATTGCAACTATGTTCGAAGTAAACCACTGAACAAAGAGACAAGTCATCTTAGCTACATGGAGGCAGGAGGGTTGAAAACTTGATATCAATGATGGATTGGCCGATTGTGAATGCGAATAGCCAGGCTGCGTTTGACCGAACCCTAAGTTGGGCTATCTGCGATGcattaaaaaataaagaaaagaaaatggTGCTTGCGAAACTCAGACCTGTGACACTGAAAATGTTATTATGGGGTCGCTCAAAAGTTCGGTTAGGTTTTATACGTTGTTCTACTAAAAACTTTAATATCAGTGGGGTCCCAACCTTATGTTTTTGTGTAGGATGGAAATAGTTTCGGGAGAAAATGAAAAGAAGCCCGTGATTGAAGGAAACAATTATACAATTTGTCCAGTGATTTCCACAACGACTTGCAAAGTCTTTCATGGGCCATAAGGTCCCATCCATCTACATACTTATTACTTCACGTAGTTTGTTCATCATTGCAACTCAtatttcatctcatttttcttAACAGTTGAGGTTGAATCATGGGAAATCAGTGGGTTTTGGGGTTTTATCTCGTTTTCTTAAGCATGTTTTTGGTTGCAACCAAATATACTTGTTTGGGTGCTCAAAATTCGACAAGAAGCTGCCATGAACGAGAGAGACTAGCACTACTCGAGTTCAAACACAGCGTCAAAGATGACTTTGAAATACTCTCATCATGGGTTGGCATTGATTGTTGCTCATGGAAAGGAGTCCGCTGTGATGGTGTCACCGGAAGAGTTGTCGGTCTTCATCTCAGAGGAGATTTCGGCGACTATGATTACTACGAAGACGGTTACTACTTAGAAGGTGATAAAGTGAACCCATATTTGGCTGAGTTAAGACATCTGCAGCATCTGGATTTGAGTGGGAATAATTTTTATGGAAGTCAAATTCCTAAATTCATTGGATCCTTCAAGCAGCTAAGTTACCTCAATCTCTCTTATGCACTTTTTAGTGGTATTATTCCCCATCACATTGGAAATCTCTCCAATTTGAAGGTTCTTGATCTTCGTTCATCTTCATATGATGAAACTCGGCTAATCACGTCAAATGATATGGCATGGGTTTCTGGCCTTTCCTCACTTGAGCATCTTGACTTGAGTTACGTAGATCTTTCTCAAGCAAAAAATGTTGCTATGGTATTTTACATGATTCCTTCATTAGAATATATAAGTTTGAGTGCCTGTGAACTTTCTAATGCTGATCTTGGTCTACATCTTAATTCAAGTAAAATACTTCCCAACATTGAACATCTGGATCTTAGCTCCAACAGCTTTGAAGGTCAACTCCCTCATTTTTTTCAGAACTTGACATCCTTAACGTTCCTTGATCTTTCATACTATAATCTTAGTCTGGCATGGAACTCTGTAAACCTGCTAAACATGATCCCTTCTTTATCAGAATTGCATTTGTCAGGGTGTGAGCTTCACAATGCCCCCTTTTCACCCACTTATTTGAATTCCAGTGCCCATTCTAACATACAATATCTTGATCTTAGCTGTAATTCAATTGGGGGTAGGTTTCCATCTAAACTAATGAACATCACTTCCCTAACATTCCTTGACCTTTCAGAAAACCTTTTGCACTCATCAGTTTCTGTCATGCCTAACCTTCTAAAGCTCGATGTTTCTTATAATAACTTTGAGCACATCGAGCTTGTTGGGATTTGGAGACAATGTCATCTGAAGGAATTGAGCTTAACATCTAATCATTTTGGAGGAGAAATGATAGGCCCATCATCAAACACGTCTGAATGTTCCAGATAGCATCAGAAACATGAAGGCGTTAGTATCTCTTGACTTCTCAGACAACCAACTAAGCGGGACGATCCCTCAAAGCATGGCTGCTTTGAACGATTTGAGCTCTTTGAATCTGTCATACAACAAATTGTCAGGAAGATTTCCAACCGGAAAACAACTGCAGACACTTATCGACCCATCAATATATGCTGGTAACAGGGATCTCTGTGGTGAATATCTGCCAAATAATTGTTCCAATCCTGAAAACCCACCAGCCACAAGAAGCAAGAACAAATACAAAAAGGCTAATGGGCTAAGGAAGGTATGGTTTTACTTGGACATAACGTGTGGATTTGCAACAGGTTTTTGGGGTATTATTGGAGTCTTGGCATTCAAGAAGGAATGGAGAAGGAAGCTTTTTATGATTGCAGAGGTAACCATGGATAAGGTGTATGTGGCGGTTGCAGTGAAGATTTCCAAGATTAAAAGAAGCAGAGAAGCCTAATAGATTCTTATAATAGACAATATTTGtaaaattgttgttttgatttaaaATACTCTGTTGTGTAATATAATTATGCCATGGGTGTGTTTAATAGAAATAAAAATATTACAATACACGAGATAGAAGAATACAGGTGACAGATGATTACAGAAGAAGTGGACTGAAGATTAGACATGACAATGGGTAGAAAATCATGTTCAAATGGCATTTGAGTCCAGTCACTTTTCTTGTGTTTTCCAAAATTATAGTTTGGGTCTCACCCCATTCTCTATTTGAATTAGATCTTCCAGTTGAGTCcagaaaagaaataaaaaagcAAAATTATAGTGTAGCTTTTGGAGGTCGATTGTCTTCCTTGTCGCCTCTGATGCCATGGGAACGATGAGGATGAGAATGGAGGTTGGTTTGAATTAGGGTTCTTTGATGTGTGCATCCATATGTGGAATAATatattaggattatttgtttttattaatgTTATTAATGTTATGTTTTAGGATTAAGAATCAGTTTAGTATTTAAATTGGCATGCAATTGTTGCATCGTGGGTTGGTAGGTGGGTAAGTTAGTATTGAGTTAGTGGGTAGTTATCTATTTCCTCTTTTATATATTTGATGCTTGTATTATTTTGAGTTTATGAATAAAAATCTAGAGGTTATCTCAAGTCTTGCATCTAACTAATTTCTTTTGAGTTTGATCCACTCAACGGATTATCTATCAACCGATTGGTACATATCATTCTTGTGTTGTTTAGTATGTGATGTCCTATGTGAGTAGGGGTGCACAGAAAAACGGTTCCATGACCGTCCTTCACAAAAAAAAATGTGGAACCGGGAATCAAGAGAAAACAGGTATATTGAGGAACCGATTTCATACCCCCGGGTATGCATTGGGTTGTAGCCCTATGCTTTGAAACCGGTTCCAGGCCAATTATACCTGACCCAAAGTAGTAAAAACCTGAAAAAAGAAATACCTGACCCAAACTAGTAAAAACCTGAAAAAAGAAAACATAATCGGAACCAAACTGATCACTCTCCTCTCAAAAGAAAAAAAGGGTTCCATACCCAATCTGATTTTACCAATACCCGGTTATTAACTCTGTTGATTAGGAGATTCAAACCCAGAACCAGTtctaaaagataaaaaaaacgaaATGCGCAACACTATAAGTGCATACATGTATCACATGGACATGTTGCACAAAAGAGATCTAAACCATTTTCTAATAAAATTTCTCCCATTTTGTATTTGCGCAACACTATAAGTGCATACATGTATAAGGATTTTATACGTATGGTTTTACTTGGACATAACGTGTGGATTTGCAACAGGTTTTTGGGGTATTATTGGAGTTTTGGCATTCAAGAAGCAATGGAGAAGGAAGCTTTTTATGATTGCAGAGGTAACCATGGATAAGGTGTATGTGGCGGTTGCAGTGAAGATTTCCAAGATAAAAAGAGGCAGAGAAGCCTAATAGATTCTAATAAGTGACAATATTTGTAAAATTGTTGTTTTGGTTTAAAATACTCTGTTGTGTAATATATTTAGACCATGGGTTTGTTTAATACAAATAAAAATATTACAATACACGAGATAGAATACAGGTGATAGATGATTACAGAAGAAGTGGACTGAAGATTAGACATGCCAATGGGTAGAAAATCATGTGATCGGAGCATTCTCTATTCGAGTCCAGTCACTTTTCTTGTGTTTTCCAAAATTATAGTTTCAGTCTCACCCCAGTCTCTATTTGAATTAGATCTTCCAGTTGAGTCcagaaaagaaataaaaaagcaacaacagcagcaatgATGATTACCGAGAGAGAAACAATCCAAAAAGAGGTATATTTTTCGTTCTTTAGATTCTTTATCGTTCTGTGGTGTTTCCTGCAAAATCTTTACAGAAAACAAAGTCATTAGAATCTGCAAAACCTATACATAATACAAAGCTATGTACTGTAAGTTCCAAAAGTCTGGGATAAGGAGTTTACTTTGTAAGGGGACTTTCTTATTCATGTAGGGAAACACTCACCACAGCAATTT
This genomic stretch from Helianthus annuus cultivar XRQ/B chromosome 8, HanXRQr2.0-SUNRISE, whole genome shotgun sequence harbors:
- the LOC110872183 gene encoding receptor-like protein EIX2 isoform X1, coding for MKALVSLDFSDNQLSGTIPQSMAALNDLSSLNLSYNKLSGRFPTGKQLQTLIDPSIYAGNRDLCGEYLPNNCSNPENPPATRSKNKYKKANGLRKVWFYLDITCGFATGFWGIIGVLAFKKQWRRKLFMIAEVTMDKVYVAVAVKISKIKRGREA
- the LOC110872183 gene encoding receptor-like protein EIX2 isoform X3 encodes the protein MKALVSLDFSDNQLSGTIPQSMAALNDLSSLNLSYNKLSGRFPTGKQLQTLIDPSIYAGNRDLCGEYLPNNCSNPENPPATRSKNKYKKANGLRKVWFYLDITCGFATGFWGIIGVLAFKKQWRRKLFMIAEVTMDKVYVAVAVKISKIKRGREA
- the LOC110872183 gene encoding receptor-like protein EIX2 isoform X2 is translated as MKALVSLDFSDNQLSGTIPQSMAALNDLSSLNLSYNKLSGRFPTGKQLQTLIDPSIYAGNRDLCGEYLPNNCSNPENPPATRSKNKYKKANGLRKVWFYLDITCGFATGFWGIIGVLAFKKQWRRKLFMIAEVTMDKVYVAVAVKISKIKRGREA